ataggaaaaaaacaacactcgCTATTACTATTTTGATAATCcggcctatgaatctatgatgcacacattgcatagtgcaaaacttcaaccagtaaatttgtattctcaaattctccctttctttaacatttatgcatttctctatttctgattagtaggttttaggcactactattatctatgtttattttgtcatggcgtgaattaatatttaattttgaactctatttttttaacaggagacatcaaacatgcaacagatgttaaattgctaatacgacctatgatggccatataaatctatgCTGAGTTTGTTATTTTGATGTTcaatgttcacatgttgcaaacttgcaattcgacctgaagctgttgttgctcccttgtttctataaaagagaattcaaggtcatttgcaattttgcaaaaggttctaaaactttgtattcacttttgcatggacattggagaatcacgtaggagttgttgttgctttcttgtttctataaaaaggaattcagggtcatttgcaaagggttctgaaactttgtattcacttttgtaattggcatggagaatcacatagattggtgtattactattgaatgaattgtatcatatggctatattttgaaagaattaatgaaaatctaagttcttgacatgtgtattactattgaatgaattgtatcatgtggttatgaaatgtatcacacagatttgagactcaaacatgtatacataaacaataaacatctctgtatcaataaacacattatggttttttttttattatgctattttaaatctggaaatagaaagttgaaaaatacaattacaaataaatattaaattctaattgcaaaaagtaatatgcttttgtaaaatgaatgatgagatacagtaataagattaataaataccaatctcttatagttgccattcatcctcatcaaattcagtgctttcttgattctcgtctatggtttcttcactctaaaaactctctcatcatggtaagacataaatcaacaagcttcacatattcatgcattgaatcacgcaaggctacgttctcagctatatatttccaaagccttgttattgatccctcttcgcaggggttctccattttggcatattgttctttcatagtgtatgcaaaattagatgattgctctcaaagatgagtttcgtctaatattccatttatagttactccattcaattctctggatatgcaaaattgttttatcaaagtcagtagcctacttcaaaaatcagatgcactgttgaggctccaataatgaggaaacacaatagacatcgcttctaatttgtgaggaaagatcttatgcaattttcttcatagaagtagttaaagtctcaacaatcttgtcgaaatcttattttttaactcttgctagtttcttcttggggcgctttcctggttcctcagggtcgactgtggcatagaagtgcattggtatctcaactccccgtacattggcacatacctcctcatctgcaccaatttgtaaaaagttgtcaggattgttcaaatctatgagtgtctgccacttaccaagtttttcatcagatagtgttggttgatttcgatagagattgtcgagggtcatgcatgtcatcttacgcaatgTAGAATATTCTGTAATATACAGAGCTTTTTtggggcagccttcataatattcctcatttcctctggcatgggcagaagagctactaaagtcatgagtgtctctaaattacttaacttgCCAAGAAGTTTAGGAAATTTCGATTGATCTAATTcatcgtgagttgtgtgaaatagtccaatcaaggatggatattctgaaaacacttgatgcgttggaccatccaaagagatccatctggtatcattatccttgagaagcttgttcccatcagttaatccatcagtaaagtgttgaaattccataaatcacttgggacttcgacaaaagtgtgagtagagctctctgattaaaatttcaatttttttaaccaaagcaaacttgctcacaattacAAAAGCTAtattcattatgtgagccatgcagtgaattgtagtaatgtacaatgcaaatgaagtttcaatctttgtacaaagaccgttcctgtgaccttgcattactgaagctccatctgctctaacacaaaccaattttttgactaccgtcatgtcatccatacctccatattcaattaaacttctctttactagttgaaataaattttccgatgtcgcactctccttcattttagcaacagatagtagatgaggttggtgggtatgattctctacagtataaacatgcatgcatacccatgaagtattgtctactgcagtaatttcatctaaagaaaatgcaatgaagtttgactctcttattttttcctgtacatcttctttttcaacctcagcaagacaacttacccattcccatccactgtttactaaccagtgtctattaggatagttagaaaCTTTCAAAaactgtaataaaccactaattgatgggaaatctgtcataacacgccctctactcaaaatatgaaaaacaacacttaactgaacaacttttcccagatgttctatttgcattacttttccaaaaatagcttcaatagaacctttaacttcatcaGGCTTcctctgtaatttctcatgaaaataatacccttcggcattcctcacatgcttacattcctccttttttttccatcttatcactgatttttcaaccccgtctatcatttgtttttcataaactttacccatatgcttttctatggtgtcaaattttagctgcaacctaatttccttgttatgtttcgaagtgcaaatcttacacctgcattctattggaggctcaccttcaattggattctccactggtttaatgaatggatactttgatgcccaattaatttgaaaattcctcactgacatatcccactcccgatccttttttgattgtggtttacccttttttgatatggcttttcttttccccttctgtgcattatcatcaatggcattatcacccaagtcgattatatcattctagctaacttgggtatctaccagataatcttcttcaagatcatcctgatctgagatatcaggttcgccgtcgtcttcaacatgcgatGTAGGTGGGGAATtgtgtacttgtacttgtgatgatgtaccttcctgattttcaccataatcttttccaatgccaaagtatgaagacaacgttctgctttttgttggcctctcttggccttccccacattcaggtttcctaccctcttcctgtttgacatctccaatgaaataaaggctgccaaaaaaatatcaatttgttgaagaagcaataatagactataatgtataatataccacttcaaaaatgtGATCAcccacctttaggctttaggtcactagcagtcgccaatgcagtcaacaacaatgattttccttggtctaaaacttcgctattgatcaaaattcagagcctagaacccaccagattatgttgagatagatctgatctttgcatgtatttaaattttataccaatccttatatggcgaattccatgggaattttctatggtataaaaatatttggtgaatcccgcgtaactataacacgacttatgtaatttttgaagcgattataggtcatccaaatacgacttatgtaattttttaggcgattataggtcgtccaaataataggcaaatacaatatagttggcgaaagttggggtgaatggagacacgcgtcagcAAGATGTTGGGCTAATTGGGTCCCCCtcgctaacaaatcttcacatgcctataggcgaattaaagTCAtatattaaggcaacctcggagagtgtaggcgaaacaattaaatttaccatgtgtccccatatattttattggtgaaatcgttgcatagaaacatttaactgcataaaacatatggcgaccGGGCCatgactttgacggaaattgataatgttttggcgacATGCCCCCCcggtcggtacaaaatattcaccatttccggCATGGttgacgtgaaaaatttgccattggtgaatattcgccactaaagtaaactttgATGCCattcagttgagatacattagtACTGATGAGCAGATGAcatacattctcaccaagcctctctctaggataaagtttgtgtactttcgagATTTAAGCTTGAtatggtggagaatgaagccctagaTGAGATTGAGTCTCAACATCATTGATCTATTTATATACTAATGCATTCTTCTCTTTGAGAGAAAAGTTAGTGTTAGATGttgttaatgcatttctctttgagagagattTGAGGTGAGAGTCCTTATTTTCACCCTCTTGGATGagccatggtggatccacccttCGAGATgagtcatggtggatgtcatgtgtgtgacgccaCGACAACATCATGTGAGAGAGtctatgatgattttcttgtacttgtgcGTTCACCCTCTAGGATGAGCCATGGTGATTATCATTATGAGGTGacaatctcacaatgatgaacacttgtgaattttaccatcattgtgaggtgacaatctcacaataatggttgatattaTGGTGAGGTGATATCTCTTCTTTCACCATTTATGAGAGtagccataatggttgatatcacgatGAGGTGATATCTCTTCTTTTACCATCCATGGGAGTAGCTATGATGGTCGATATCACAATGAGGTGATATGCTATCACGATAAGGTGATAATCTTCTCTCACACATGGGTGTAGATATTCTGTTAGTCATCACTATGAGGTGATATGACTTATAAAtatcgagaaggattcctccctagctaagagggagtgttgatgatgtTATAGCTAAGGTTGGATCTTTCAAAGGGCCAACTCATAAATATGCAAGTAGTCATTCGACTTTACATATTTAATATATGCCTCTCTTGTCGATGTTGGATCTACCTTATGAGAATAGCCATTGTGGTTGACATCTCGATGAGGTGATATGTCTTGTGTAGCTGGAAGTATCCTCCCTAGctgagagggagtgttgaagattgGCACCGTCGGTCATCATTTCTAGCTTGAGGAAGACAAATATGTAAGTAGCCTATTCGTCTTAGAGGGAGTGTTGATGCTATGGTCAAATTCCATTAGGCCGACATAGACAACATAAaggttgtgataatataattattgtgatataataattatattaataatatagtaattaaattgataatataattatatattatattttttgtgatattattattattatgagataatataattatattttaattatattgtataattattatattatattaataatattataattggTGCCACTTGGAAGAGTGGCGTCCCTTGGTAAAGGGGAACCACAAAAGGTATAAAGGAAGATTAACAACACAAAATCTAATATATTGTGAAGAAGCAGTGCTCGGGGAGACAATCATGTATTGTTTATGGCTGGGAGGGAAAATCAGTACCCATGGTTAATTGAGCACCATAAATCTAACATGTTTTTGTGGTTGTTTGACAGTTGGTTAGACTCTGATTTGCTACCAATTATCTTTTTGTTagatttgggtttcgggtccttgtaaaacccgtttatcttaatcaaaaacaagaaAGTCTACAAATTTATTATTTGACAAACTAGAAAACTTAATATTTACTTGTTGGTAGATAAAAAAATTCTcaatttttctagatttttttattttaccaAATTATTATTTGTAGACAAAACTttaatatttacatatttatagTGGATGAGATAAGATTTCTCTATATTTAATAtagattttctaatttttatatcTTGTGAGATGAGACATCACATTTAATGGTTAAGTGAAGTACGAAATTATTTACTTGTTTATAGTTGATAAGATAAGATTTCTCTAGATTTTTATAGGTTTGcagacaaaaaaaattattatttacttGTTTATAGTGGATGAGATAAGATTTCTCTAGATTTTTATAAATTTTCTTATTTGTATATCTTGTAGATGAAACATtgcatttatttttatataaagtATGAAATAAATTACTTTTAAAATGTTAGCATCatagacaaaaagaaaaaaaaaacaatttcacAAAGATTTTCATTATATTAGTCAATAGgaaaaaagaataaataatatttataaaataattaaattagaaATCTAATTTTCAACTTTAAAGAAAATTGCACATAATAGATGTAGAAGTATTCCTACAGAAGGTAGGAACTAATAATACATATTCCAAATAGATTTAACATTTTTTTAAGATTATTTTTGAACTAAGAAAGACATAACTGATTAGACCATATCCTTAGTGGATGCGTCTATTCTAGCTtcaaaacgacagtacggattaactaacacgcgtgttagtcgcttgttttacaccgtcgattttgcaattaacgactgcgattgactaacatgtcgctaACGCTGTAAGAaaagtctgttttggagccagaatagcttcagccatcCTTAGTACCCAAATAGCCTAAAGAATAAATATTTAACTTGTAACTCAATAAGAGATTGGTGAATTTAATATGCCATTTAAGAACTTTAAGTGCATAAAGATAAGGTAGATGGGTAGTGGCAGTTGTTCTCACGAGGGAACTGCTAAATAGCACTTGATATCTGTGATCTTACTGTGTAATGGCTATTAAGCGTGTATCAACAGCGCAGAGAATTAGATTCGGCAAACTTTGAAACTAGTACGATAGCATTGCGCACAAGTTAAAGATTTCCTCTACCAAGTTACTTGAAAGGGCCACAGTTATTTTGTTTCTGTAGAGAAAGGACCACAGTTATAAATTTACATCTTTGAAAGTGTAGAACTACTTCGATCCACATTGTGGCTCACAAGCTCCGATAGCTAGGCAGTCTGAATCACTGCATTCCATTCAATTCAATGGCAGTTAAGCTAAGCACCatgaaaaatgagaatgatgatgtgAGTCCAATAGGAGAAATTTTCAACACTACTTCATTTGACCTGTGCATTCACGCCGTTTTTGAGCTCGACAAACCAGTCGACATCTCTCATGCAAAGAAAGCAATCCAAGAAATTCTTCTCCCTCGAGGCCCGAGGTTCTCCTGTATTGTGGTAAAGTTCTTTCTTGTGATTCTAAATACTattttcattaaagatatcaatttTCCACAATTCATGGTAAATTATTGCAGAGTTTCTGAATTCGATTGTGTTAACAAGTTTTTAACCATCatcgtttcagatcacactctgtgatccatcatcatgatGTAAGAGAGCACAAGGATAAAAAATGAtatggatttgattgtgttatCAAATTTTTTACCATCAACTTTTCGagtcacactctgtgatccatcatcaggatgtaagAGAGCAAAAGGATCACAACTCTGTGATCCTAGTTGTGATCATTTTGCTCTTGATCATTTTGCTCTcttacatcctgatgatggatcacagagtgtgatccgaaatgttgatggtAAAAAAACTTATCATTTCTTATCCTTGTGCTCTCTTAcaccctgatgatggatcacacggtgtgatccgaaatgttgatggtAAAAAACTTGttaacacaatcgaatccaaaagcaATAATTTACCATTTTCATGTCTAACCAAAAATAAATAAGGTTCAAATCGTAATCCTTTTTTTAAAATGTGTGCTTGCAGACTAAGAATGAGAAGGGGGTGCTGCAATGGCAGACAACAGAAGTGAATATAGACGACCATGTTTTTCTTCCAGAGTTTCCTGCCGGTCACATGGTATACGATAAGTTTGTGGAGGATTATATTTCTGATATGCATATAAGAAAGCTTCCTCTGTCTCGCCCTCTTTGGGAGTTCCACATCCTTAACTACAAAACCACAACCGCAGAATCCACACTCATCCTAAATCTGCATCATATGCTGGGAGATGGTATTTCTCTTATGTCTCTAGTTATAGCCTGCTCTACCAAAGACGATAATCCTGCCCTTCCACCAAGCTTTACTTTCTCTTCCCAACAGAAAAAGCCTCCTGCACAAATTCATGAAAGTTCATACACTGGTTGGCTTGGCTTGAACTTTTTTTACAGAATATGGCGTCTTATGTTCACCCTTTTGGCTGTAATATTTTGCACTTTACACGACCTTATTGTTAGTTTTCTACGTTTGACATGGATGGAGGATAGCAGGTTTCTCATTCGGGGGCCTCCTGGTGTAGAAATGTTGCCTAAAGTTATGGCATCTGCCACCTTTCCGCTACAAGATGTTAGAAAAATAAAGAATTATGTTGGAGGGGTAAGTTCCATCTCTTACGCAAGCATTTTTGCTAGCCTTGTTGTTTCTACTTGCGTTATAATTTCAGTTCGGTCTGTGAAtttgattatgattttgattttattGACAGAGCGTTAATGATGTGATAATGGGTGTTGTGTTCTGTGGGTTTCGACGCTACTGTGACATGGTTCTTCCTGGTCTGTTTCTTAATCAAATAACTCAGTCTCCTTTTGTATATGGTCTTGAAAACTTTCAGCTCATTCAATATTGTTGCTTTGATGAATGCAGACCCAAAGCAAACAGAGAATTTGAGAGTAACAGCTCTCGCTCTGATGAACTCAAGATCGCAGCCTGGCTTAAAGGTTTTGTAgatattttcttatttttcacgATCAAGGCATTGCATTGAGGTTTAAAGAGTTTTTCATATCGCctctgtttttttgttttctctgtTCCTGCGTTTCTTTGCTTGTCAGGTTTTTATTTAGATAATGCTTTTGTCCAACAGTCCTGGAAGACAGTAGTTTTTTATGAAAGACAAGTGTTGCTTATATTTAATGGAGTAAAACAGCCAGTTTTTCTGTGTCAGCTGCTCAACTGTTTGTATGAGTGAATTGGTGACACTCCAACTGTAGGTTATGTGATGTGACTGTTTATTCCTTTATCGATCATATTAATGATTTGTTCCTATTATTTCCAAATGTACAGGGTTTATAGTACTTACGTTTTTTACCAAAAACCAATATGTGGTAGGAGTTATGAAATCGAGACCTAACACGCattactaggggaaaggacccagtagttgagcatgtaccaattgttgtgagggttgttgatactttttgttccaaaaattgaacaaataaaacctattgtttgaaacaaaaaatatcaatttttgttaggaaatgtaccaacagttgttaggaaatgtaccaatagttgttaagaaatgtactaatattgtaaaaagtaaccaatcaggtgatgccatgtcagctgcacaactattggggtctcttttgcacgcctattggtctcacttttttgggggctgttttggacaccttggcaaaaagcatgctgatgtggcatcatatttgatgacgtggccctgaaaccttagttattagcaggagacttgccaagtaagctgctgtaaaaaaatcggagtgatttgaaatttccaagtaggattttgagaagcgcgaagttagggtgcacgactactgggtcctttcccctaaccTTTATCCCAATAAACTCTCCATGTCCTCCATCTACGTGGAGTAAATTCAGAGGAATCAAATCTGTAGCTATCCCACTTTTCAATGACTTGAACACCTGGTCTACCCTGAGAGCTAAAACTTTACTAGATTTTGATTGTAATAGACATGGATTTTCTACGTCCATGAAATTGGTGTATAAATATTGtaagattttaattttatatttatgaaTCCGAAAACACTCCACTAAattttgattttatcaattatttATCAAGCTGTAATAACACCACTGACAAAAACAATGAATTCTTATATTAAGAAGAGTCAGAAACCAGATCTTATATGATTGAGAAAGACAGTTTACTGTCAACAATTTTTATCAATATTGCGGAGCATACTCAATGAACTATATTCATTCTACTATGAGTGCTGGAGAGAAGAATGTATCTGCATAAACGTTTTTTCTATGATCATTATGAAGGTAAAGTGACTGGAGACGAAAATGAATTTATTGTAGAATACAATTCGAAACGCTATAGAAAGGCAAataaagaaattttcaagtgtaacaattgattgatttgatatgatatgATAATTCCTTTAAAAAAAGCTGTCGACTTACAAGTCACAGAACATTTATTACTTTCTCTTTAAGAATGCTATCCTATTAAATGCATCCTTGAAATGGCATCACGGTCAACGATGAGCTCATTAAGGTTGTGGGAACAAGTTTCAGGG
This genomic stretch from Cryptomeria japonica chromosome 8, Sugi_1.0, whole genome shotgun sequence harbors:
- the LOC131079539 gene encoding wax ester synthase/diacylglycerol acyltransferase 11, translating into MAVKLSTMKNENDDVSPIGEIFNTTSFDLCIHAVFELDKPVDISHAKKAIQEILLPRGPRFSCIVTKNEKGVLQWQTTEVNIDDHVFLPEFPAGHMVYDKFVEDYISDMHIRKLPLSRPLWEFHILNYKTTTAESTLILNLHHMLGDGISLMSLVIACSTKDDNPALPPSFTFSSQQKKPPAQIHESSYTGWLGLNFFYRIWRLMFTLLAVIFCTLHDLIVSFLRLTWMEDSRFLIRGPPGVEMLPKVMASATFPLQDVRKIKNYVGGSVNDVIMGVVFCGFRRYCDMVLPDPKQTENLRVTALALMNSRSQPGLKSLEEMTKSRTKAPWGNRWGFLQLPVPMEGFENPMEYVVRAKRMADKKKMSLAVIVTNKVISYITRFRGPKITANALYNTLANTTFTVTNMNGPAEKMKLAGYGVRSGFFSVSGVPQTILVTCMSYADNIRMQVITTKGYVDAKKLSKCFEEAFLEIRDA